The following proteins come from a genomic window of Montipora foliosa isolate CH-2021 chromosome 2, ASM3666993v2, whole genome shotgun sequence:
- the LOC137992052 gene encoding uncharacterized protein MCAP_0864-like yields MAQRSKGDRENLDIKSKLSRKIAELTMVIHLLFTRNHEREVEIEAVKTAYEHEIGVVCEEAKGKISWLEGQLDELEKFRVLLDLKSSENDKDKQQIKELQNKEAELIKILEGKDQLLGMAEKQIVELKEQLMSKLKADDEQIAVLTTELESTEKENSTLKEKLKAKTDKIKKVESQVENLQTKIKTLQEELHDALQKKQRLENSINGLESDWQDEIDNLTHRIKQYMSQQHEDQSRAEKLELKNKQLIQQVKELESDKNQLEYKIQQYIDERNKRKDTRRSPRPVPKGSPEVPRTTPAFDRDDELERLRREVQRYRLELSNRESSFNRMFTDHQPVIVDGKTRKITGLMHDSSFPNLSGVHARKRNPHLPALGEQRISNSAHPQFHGL; encoded by the exons ATGGCCCAAAGATCTAAAGGTGACCGCGAGAATTTGGATATCAAATCAAAACTTTCTCGGAAGATCGCAGAACTCACCATGGTCATTCACTTATTATTTACAAGAAATCACGAGCGAGAGGTGGAAATAGAAGCTGTAAAAACAGCATACGAACACGAGATTGGCGTCGTTTGTGAGGAAGCTAAAGGGAAAATTTCGTGGTTGGAGGGACAGTTGGATGAACTGGAGAAATTTCGTGTTTTGCTCGACCTGAAGAGCTCAGAGAACGATAAAGACAAACAGCAGataaaagaacttcaaaacaaGGAAGCAGAATTAATTAAGATTTTGGAAGGCAAGGATCAGTTGTTAGGAATGGCTGAGAAGCAGATAGTCGAGTTAAAAGAGCAACTAATGAGCAAGCTCAAAGCTGATGATGAGCAAATTGCAGTTTTAACAACTGAGTTAGAAAGTACGGAAAAGGAAAAcagtactttaaaagaaaaactaaaggcGAAAAcggacaaaattaaaaaagttgaaagccAAGTTGAAAATCTTCAGACTAAAATAAAGACATTACAGGAAGAGCTTCACGATGCTTTGCAAAAAAAACAGAGACTTGAAAACAGCATAAATGGACTGGAAAGTGATTGGCAAGATGAAATTGATAATCTTACTCACAGAATAAAACAGTACATGTCACAGCAGCATGAAGACCAATCAAGAGCAGAAAAGTTAGAATTAAAGAATAAACAGTTAATTCAGCAAGTTAAAGAACTGGAAAGTGATAAGAACCAACTTGAATACAAAATCCAACAATATATTGATGAGAGAAATAAGAGGAAAGACACGAGGAGATCACCAAGACCAGTCCCAAAGGGAAGCCCTGAAGTCCCACGGACAACACCTGCCTTTGAT AGGGATGATGAACTTGAGCGTCTTCGGAGGGAAGTGCAGCGGTACCGACTGGAACTTAGTAACAGAGAGTCAAGTTTCAACAGAATGTTCACAGATCATCAACCTGTCATAGTTGAtggaaaaacaaggaaaataacGGGTCTGATGCATGATTCA TCCTTCCCCAATTTGAGCGGTGTTCATGCTCGGAAAAGAAATCCACATTTGCCAGCTCTTGGTGAACAGAGGATCAGTAATAGTGCACATCCCCAATTTCACGGACTTTGA
- the LOC137992053 gene encoding uncharacterized protein isoform X1 has product MAACNERDYRKLFTDFLLNTDVNNCYTLDELKRLFPRKYQKNILCEGLHINIREHKDVRTLYDAYQTKQRQMRDRVMRNIELHCGHKEAAKPEGSKVANGKYEDDIADLEAREEMLQEEIDTMQRGIDCVKEKLGSFVDTLEKRNLLYNLQRTDFDTKELTDANTRSSRRKSER; this is encoded by the exons atggcgGCTTGCAATGAGCGTGACTATCGGAAACTTTTTACTGATTTCTTACTTAACACTGATGTCAACAATTGCTACACGCTAGATGAATTGAAACGCCTTTTTCCCAGAAAATATCA GAAGAATATTCTATGTGAAGGTTTACATATTAATATTAGAGAACATAAAGATGTGAGGACATTGTACGATGCCTACCAAACAAAGCAGAGGCAGATGAGAGATAGAGTTATGAGGAATATAGAGCTGCATTGTGGACATAAGGAAGCTGCCAAACCAGAG GGTAGCAAAGTTGCTAATGGTAAGTACGAAGATGACATTGCCGACCTTGAGGCGAGGGAAGAAATGCTGCAAGAG GAAATAGATACTATGCAACGAGGCATTGATtgtgtcaaggaaaaacttggaAG TTTTGTAGACACTCTGGAGAAAAGGAATCTTCTTTACAACTTACAAAGAACAGATTTTGACACAAAAGAGCTTACAGACGCTAACACTAGAAGTTCAAGAAGGAAATCTGAGAGATAA
- the LOC137992053 gene encoding uncharacterized protein isoform X2 — protein sequence MAACNERDYRKLFTDFLLNTDVNNCYTLDELKRLFPRKYQEHKDVRTLYDAYQTKQRQMRDRVMRNIELHCGHKEAAKPEGSKVANGKYEDDIADLEAREEMLQEEIDTMQRGIDCVKEKLGSFVDTLEKRNLLYNLQRTDFDTKELTDANTRSSRRKSER from the exons atggcgGCTTGCAATGAGCGTGACTATCGGAAACTTTTTACTGATTTCTTACTTAACACTGATGTCAACAATTGCTACACGCTAGATGAATTGAAACGCCTTTTTCCCAGAAAATATCA AGAACATAAAGATGTGAGGACATTGTACGATGCCTACCAAACAAAGCAGAGGCAGATGAGAGATAGAGTTATGAGGAATATAGAGCTGCATTGTGGACATAAGGAAGCTGCCAAACCAGAG GGTAGCAAAGTTGCTAATGGTAAGTACGAAGATGACATTGCCGACCTTGAGGCGAGGGAAGAAATGCTGCAAGAG GAAATAGATACTATGCAACGAGGCATTGATtgtgtcaaggaaaaacttggaAG TTTTGTAGACACTCTGGAGAAAAGGAATCTTCTTTACAACTTACAAAGAACAGATTTTGACACAAAAGAGCTTACAGACGCTAACACTAGAAGTTCAAGAAGGAAATCTGAGAGATAA